A window of the Vicugna pacos chromosome 32, VicPac4, whole genome shotgun sequence genome harbors these coding sequences:
- the GNAZ gene encoding guanine nucleotide-binding protein G(z) subunit alpha isoform X2 — MGCRQSSEEKEAARRSRRIDRHLRSESQRQRREIKLLLLGTSNSGKSTIVKQMKIIHSGGFNLEACKEYRPLIVYNAIDSLTRIIRALAALKIDFHNPDRAYDAVQLFALTGPAESKGEITPELLGVMRRLWADPGAQACFSRSSEYHLEDNAAYYLNDLERIAAPDYVPTVEDILRSRDMTTGIVENKFTFKELTFKMVDVGGQRSERKKWIHCFEGVTAIIFCVELSGYDLKLYEDNQTTPGSRRRALGDRLTQGPLVSGKDGAWDACHPRGPTTGPEQHGQKLLR, encoded by the exons ATGGGATGTCGGCAAAGCTCAGAGGAGAAAGAGGCGGCACGGCGATCCCGGCGCATCGACCGCCACCTGCGCTCGGAGAGCCAGCGGCAGCGCCGCGAGATCAAGCTGCTCCTGCTGGGCACCAGCAACTCGGGCAAGAGCACCATCGTGAAGCAGATGAAGATCATCCACAGCGGCGGCTTCAATCTGGAGGCCTGCAAGGAGTACCGGCCACTCATCGTCTACAACGCCATCGACTCACTGACCCGCATCATCCGTGCTCTGGCAGCGCTCAAAATCGACTTCCACAACCCCGACCGCGCCTACGACGCGGTGCAGCTGTTCGCGCTGACCGGCCCGGCCGAGAGCAAGGGCGAGATCACGCCCGAGCTGCTGGGCGTCATGCGACGGCTCTGGGCCGACCCCGGGGCGCAGGCCTGCTTCAGCCGCTCCAGCGAGTACCACCTGGAGGACAACGCCGCCTACTACCTGAACGACCTGGAGCGCATCGCCGCGCCCGACTACGTCCCCACTGTGGAGGACATCCTGCGCTCCCGGGACATGACCACGGGCATCGTGGAGAACAAGTTCACTTTCAAGGAGCTCACCTTCAAGATGGTGGACGTGGGCGGGCAGCGGTCGGAGCGCAAAAAGTGGATCCACTGCTTCGAGGGCGTCACCGCCATCATCTTCTGCGTGGAGCTTAGTGGCTACGACCTGAAGCTCTACGAGGACAACCAGACG ACTCCAGGGAGCAGGCGAAGAGCACTGGGGGACAGGCTGACTCAGGGACCCCTAGTAAGCGGCAAAGATGGGGCGTGGGATGCCTGCCACCCAAGGGGTCCTACGACTGGTCCTGAACAACACGGACAGAAGCTCCTGCGTTAA